A portion of the Parasteatoda tepidariorum isolate YZ-2023 chromosome 5, CAS_Ptep_4.0, whole genome shotgun sequence genome contains these proteins:
- the LOC122272009 gene encoding uncharacterized protein isoform X3, protein MMAVKAFIPILANSHFNLNFQISCVRTISKPLNLATKQLVKGKRPSTEQDMPKPTSDYYIRDMTQEDIPKIMEIRKKLKIHDCYSCLQTWNKIHPQGIFLAENKRGQIVATAAFVHNSDEVCIGGLVYVDPEYRNIGLGRKVLELGVGEVSQGRISFAEMQSRI, encoded by the exons ATGATGGCGGTTAAAGCTTTTATTCCAATCTTGGCTAACTcacactttaatttaaactttcagaTATCATGTGTTAGAACTATTTCAAAGCCTCTCAATTTAGCCACGAAACAACTAGTGAAAGGTAA aagaCCATCAACAGAGCAAGATATGCCAAAGCCCACATCGGATTATTACATCAGAGATATGACACAAGAAGACATTCctaaaattatggaaattagaaaaaaattgaagattcaTGATTGCTACTCTTGCTTGCAGACGTGGAACAAAATCCATCCGCAGGGTATATTTTTAGCTGAAAACAAAAGAG GACAGATTGTTGCAACGGCTGCATTTGTTCACAATTCAGATGAAGTATGCATTGGCGGCCTTGTTTACGTTGATCCAGAATATAGAAATATCGGCCTAGGGAGAAAG GTTCTTGAACTAGGTGTAGGAGAAGTCAGCCAGGGTAGAATTTCCTTTGCGGAAATGCAGTCAAGAATATGA
- the LOC122272009 gene encoding uncharacterized protein isoform X1: MMAVKAFIPILANSHFNLNFQISCVRTISKPLNLATKQLVKEKRRPSTEQDMPKPTSDYYIRDMTQEDIPKIMEIRKKLKIHDCYSCLQTWNKIHPQGIFLAENKRGQIVATAAFVHNSDEVCIGGLVYVDPEYRNIGLGRKVLELGVGEVSQGRISFAEMQSRI; the protein is encoded by the exons ATGATGGCGGTTAAAGCTTTTATTCCAATCTTGGCTAACTcacactttaatttaaactttcagaTATCATGTGTTAGAACTATTTCAAAGCCTCTCAATTTAGCCACGAAACAACTAGTGAAAG aaaaaagaagaCCATCAACAGAGCAAGATATGCCAAAGCCCACATCGGATTATTACATCAGAGATATGACACAAGAAGACATTCctaaaattatggaaattagaaaaaaattgaagattcaTGATTGCTACTCTTGCTTGCAGACGTGGAACAAAATCCATCCGCAGGGTATATTTTTAGCTGAAAACAAAAGAG GACAGATTGTTGCAACGGCTGCATTTGTTCACAATTCAGATGAAGTATGCATTGGCGGCCTTGTTTACGTTGATCCAGAATATAGAAATATCGGCCTAGGGAGAAAG GTTCTTGAACTAGGTGTAGGAGAAGTCAGCCAGGGTAGAATTTCCTTTGCGGAAATGCAGTCAAGAATATGA
- the LOC107451084 gene encoding holothin acyltransferase-like translates to MGAPRTDYTLFKNETSCYVNYNSLSEDLPPGVALRPYQDDHLDLVSAYDYNLMGYDRRHLLELSSREENSQTFVALNGRECVGFGSVKLSCMGAARIGPLYADDATIAEALLKNLLKSFPRGRGIMMVTLSNNSKANNLMTKLSVPTTQELVQVFSERILEVDTHKVYAHFDVNFCVF, encoded by the coding sequence ATGGGAGCCCCTAGAACCGACTACACCCTATTCAAGAATGAAACATCATGTTACGTCAATTACAATTCGCTCTCAGAAGATCTCCCACCAGGTGTCGCCCTAAGACCCTATCAAGACGATCACTTGGACTTGGTGAGCGCATACGACTACAACCTAATGGGCTATGATCGCAGACACCTGCTGGAATTGAGTTCTAGGGAAGAAAACAGTCAGACATTTGTAGCTCTGAATGGTAGGGAGTGTGTGGGTTTCGGTTCTGTTAAGTTGAGTTGCATGGGTGCTGCTCGAATAGGACCTCTCTACGCAGATGATGCAACAATTGCGGAAGCAttgttgaaaaatcttttaaaatcatttcctcGAGGGAGAGGGATTATGATGGTGACACTGAGTAATAATTCTAAGGCGAATAATCTTATGACTAAGTTATCTGTACCTACAACCCAAGAATTGGTTCAAGTTTTTTCTGAAAGAATACTTGAAGTTGATACACATAAAGTTTACGCGCATTTTGATGTAAATTTCTGCGTCTTTTAA